CGCCGCGGCCCAGATCACGGTCTTCGACAAGCTCACCTACTCGGGTGTCGAGGCAAACCTGGAGTCCGTCGCCGGCCACAGCGGCTACTCCTTCGTCAAGGGCGACATCTGCGACGCCGAGGCCGTCGACCAGGTCATGCCCGGCCACGACGTGGTCGTCCACTTCGCCGCCGAGTCGCACGTCGACCGGTCGATCGCGGGCGCGGGCCCGTTCGTGCTGACCAACGTGGTCGGCACCCAGGTCCTGCTGGACGCGGCGCGCAAGCACGCCGTCGGCCGTTTCGTGCACGTCTCCACCGACGAGGTGTACGGCTCGATCAGCGAGGGCTCCTGGACGGAGGAGTGGCCGCTGGTGCCGAACTCCCCGTACTCGGCCTCCAAGGCCGCCTCCGACCTGCTGGCGCTGGCCTACCACCGCACCCACGGCATGGACGTGGTGGTCACCCGCTGCTCCAACAACTACGGGCACTACCAGTTCCCGGAGAAGGTCATCCCGCTCTTCACCACCAACCTGATCGACGGCAAGAAGGTGCCGCTGTACGGGGACGGCGGCAACGTCCGGGACTGGCTGCACGTCTCGGACCACTGCCGGGCCATCGAGCTGGTGATGCGCGGCGGCCGCGCCGGGCACGTCTACAACATCGGCGGCGGCACCGAGGCGACCAACAAGGAGCTCACCGGCCTGCTGCTGGAGGCCGCCGGGGCCGGCTGGGACATGGTCGAGCACGTCGAGGACCGCAAGGGCCACGACCTGCGCTACTCGATCGACATCAGCAAGATCCGCGAGGAGCTCGGCTACGAGCCGCAGGTCCGCTTCGAGGACGGCCTCGCCGCGACCATCGCCTGGTACCGCGAGAACCGCGCCTGGTGGGAGCCGCTGAAGACGAAGGCGGCCCTGGCCAAGTGACCGCGAACCCGTCCGGCACGGTCCGCTGGCTCGTCACCGGCGCGGCCGGCATGCTCGGCCAGGACCTGCTGTCGCTGCTCGGCGCAGACGACTCGGCCGAGGTGACCGCCCTGCGGCGGGCCGACCTCGACATCACCGACGCAGCGGCCGTACTGGCCGCCGTCGAGGGCCACGACGTGGTCGTGAACTGCGCCGCCTGGACGGACGTCGACGGTGCGGAGAGCGCCGAGGAGGCCGCCACCGCCGTCAACGGCACCGGCGTGCGCCACCTCGCGGCGGCCTGCGCGAAGACCGGCGCCCGTCTGCTGCACGTCTCCACCGACTACGTGCTGGCCGGCGACGCCGCCGTGCCGTACTCGGAGGACACCCCGACCGCGCCGGTCAACGCCTACGGCCGCAGCAAGCTGGCCGGCGAGCAGGCCGTCGCGGAGCTGCTGCCGCAGAGCGGCTTCACCGTCCGGACGGCCTGGCTGTACGGCCAGCACGGGCCGAACTTCGTCGCCACCATGCTCCGGCTCGCCGCCCAGCGGCCGAGCCTGGACGTGGTCGACGACCAGCACGGACAGCCGACCTGGTCGTACGCGCTGGCCCGGCAGCTGGCCGCGCTCGGCCGCGCCGCCCTGGCCGGGCAGGCTCCCGCCGGGGTCTACCACGGCACCGCGAGCGGCCGGACCACCTGGCTCGGGCTGGCCCGCGAGACCTACCGGCTGAGCGGCCTCGACCCGGAGCGGATCCGTCCGACCACCTCCGAGGCGTTCGTGCGGCCCGCCGTGCGCCCGTCCTTCAGCGTGCTCGCGCACGACCGCTGGGCGCAGGCCGGTCTGGAGCCCCTGGCCGACTGGCACGAGCAGCTCGCCGAGGCGCTGGCCACCCCCGTGTTCACCGAACTGGCCGAAGCGGCCCGGACCACCGAGAGCGGCAGACCTCAGTGAAGAATCCGCTGACCAAGGTGGCCGCCGCGCTACCGCCGGGAACCCTGGCGGTGGCCGGCGGCACCGTGGTGCTCGGCGCCGCGTCGTACATCCACCTCGGCGTCGCCGGCCACAGCCTGTCGGTCGACGACATGGCCAACGTCTCACTGCTGTGGACGATCGTGATGTCCATCGGCATCGGCGTCTTCTTCCCCATCGAGCAGGAGCTCACCCGGATCGTCGCGGCCCGCGCGGCGCTCGGTCACGGCGCCGGCCCCGTGCTGCGCCGTGCCGCCCTGCTCACCGGGGCGATCCTCGGCGTGACCCTGCTGGCGCTGTTCGCCGCGGCCGGCCCGATCGCCGACGGGCTCTTCCACGGCGACCGCTCCCTGGTCGCCGCCCTCGGCGGCGCCTTCGCGGGCATGGCCGCCTGCTACCTCACCCGGGGCGTGCTGGCCGGCCTCGGCCGGTTCGTCGCCTACGGCACCCAGCTCGGGATCGACGGCGGCCTGCGGATCGCGCTGGCCGCGGCCTGCGCGCTCCTGGGCGTGCACTCGGCGCTGGCCTTCAGCCTGATCCTCTCCGTCGCGCCGCTGGTCGCCGTCCTGGCCACCCTGCCCACCCTGCTGCGGGCGGTGAAGCCGGGACCGGTCATCCCCTGGCGGGAGCTCTGCGGCGGCCTCGGCCTGCTGATCTGCTCCACTCTGCTGTCCCAGGTGGTGGTCAACGCCGCGGTGCTCAGCACCAAGCTGCTCGCGCCGTCCGACTCGGCGCTGATCGCCGCACTGCTCAACGCCCTGGTGCTGGCGAGGGTCCCGCTGTTCGTCTTCGGGTCGCTGCAGGCCTCACTGCTGAACGGCCTCTCGGCGGCCGTCGCGGTCGGCGACAAGGCGGCCTTCTCGGGCATGCTGCGCCGGATCGCCGCCGTCGTGGGCCTGCTCGGCGTGCTCGGCGGCGTCCCCGCGGTGGTGCTGGGCCCGTGGCTGATCCAGGTGCTCTTCGGCGCCCAGCCGGTGCTCGGCTGCCTCGACTTCTTCTGGATGTCGGCCGGCACCGTGGCGTACATGTTCGCGATGGTCCTCGGCCAGGCGCTGATGGTACTGAAGCGACACAACCTCCAGCTGCTCTGCTGGGCGGTCGGCACGCTGGTCCTGATCGGCGTCACCTTCGCCCCCGGCGAGGTTGCCACCCGTGTGACTCTCGCTTACGCGCTCGGGTCGGTCGCCACCGTGGTCGGTATGCTGGCAGCCCTCAAGCGCAGCTTTCCCGGTGCGACCGCCGGTTCCTCCGCGCAGAGCGCGCAGGCGCCCGCCCCGAGCCCGCTGGGTGTCGGCGGGGCCGGCACGTGAGCGCCCCCGCCCCTGACATAGAGCCTGCCGCACCTGCGCGCGGGCCGTACCCCGATCATGGAGTCCCCGTGTCCCAGTACGACGATGTCTGGCTGGTGATCCCGGCCTACAACGAAGGCCAGGTGATCGCCGACGTTGTTGAGGGAGCCCGCAAGACGTTCCCGAACATCGTCGTGGTCGACGACGGCAGCGCGGACGACTCCGCGAAGCACATCATGACCACCGGTGCCCACCTGGTGCGGCATCCGGTCAACCTGGGCCAGGGCGCGGCGCTGCAGACCGGTCTGGCGTACGCGCTGGCCCAGCCGGGCGCCCAGTACTTCGCCACCTTCGACGCGGACGGGCAGCACCAGACCGTCGACGTCGAGAAGATGGTCGCCCTGCTCCGGGCGGACGAGGCCGACGTGGTCCTCGGCTCCCGCTTCATCGAGCAGAACGGCCAGGTGCCGTGGATCAAGCGGGTCGTGCTGCGCACCGCCGCGGCCGTCAGCCCCACCGCGCGCAAGCTCAAGCTCACCGACTCGCACAACGGTCTGCGGGTGCTCAACCGCGAGGCCGCGTCCCGGCTGCGGATCACCATGAACGGTATGGCGCACGCCTCGGAGATCGTCGGCTTCCTGGCCGGCGCCGACCTCCGGGTCGCCGAGATCCCGGTCGACATCCTGTACACCGACTACTCGCGCGCCAAGGGTCAGTCCCTGATCAACGGCGTCAACATCATCTTCGACATCTCGTTGCGGGAGCGTGGCCGCCGATGAACTACCTCTGGATCCAGCTGCTCCTCATCGCGGGTGCGGTGACCCTGGCCTTCATCTTCATCCGCCGCTGGGACGCCGCCAACACCCGTGCCTGGAAGCGCATCGCCTTCTCGGTGTTCGTGGTCGTGAACATCTACGCGGTGCTGCGCCCGACCGACGTGACGTGGGTCGCCCACAAGCTCGGCGTCGGCCGCGGCACCGACCTGGTGCTGTACGTGATGGTCCTGGCGATGGGCTTCCTGACGCTCAACACCTTCCTGCGCTTCCGCTCGCTGGAGAAGAAGCTCACCGACCTGGCCCGGACCGTCGCGATCAACGAGGGCGCCCGGCTGAACGACGAGCGCTTCGACGTGGACGCCACCGCTCCCGCGCCGGCCGACGCGAAGGTGTGACCCGGTGACCACGTTCGAGTTCATGCTGCCGTACTACGGCGACGTGGGGCTCATGCAGGACGCGGTCCGCAGCGTCCTGGCGCAGACCGACCCCGACTTGCGCCTCGTGGTGGTGGACGACGGCAAGGAGCCCGAGGTCCCCGGCTGGTTCGAGAGCCTGGGTGACCACCGGGTCCGCTACCTGCGCAACGAGCGGAACCTCGGCATCACCAAGAACTTCCAGAAGTGCGTCGAGCTGTCCGAGGCCGACCAGGTGGTCATCATGGGCTGCGACGACCTGTTGCACCCGCACTACCTGGAGACCGTCCGGGCGCTGGTCGAGGCCCACCCCGGCGTCGGCATGGTCCAGCCCGGCGTCGAGGTGATCGACGGCGCGGGCGTGGTCACCGCGGGGCTCGCGGACAACACCAAGCGGCGGATCTACGCGCCGAACGTCCCCGGCCGCCGGCTGATGGGCGGGGAGGAGCTGGCCGCCAGCGTGCTGCGCGGGAACTGGCTGTACTTCCCGTCGATCTGCTGGCGCGGGGAGGCCCTGCGCGCGGTCAACTTCCGCGACGACTACTCGGTGATCCAGGACCTCGCCCTGGTGGTGGACCTGCTGGAGCTCGGCGAGCAGATGGTGGTGGACAACACCACCACCGTCTTCCAGTACCGCCGCCACGCGGTCAGCGAGTCCTCCGTCCAGGCGTTCTCGGGGACCCGCTTCGCCGAGGCCGAGCGCTACTTCGCCGCGGTGGCCGAGCGGATGGACGCGCGCGGCTGGCCGAAGGCCGCCCGGGCGGCGCGTTTCCACAGCGCCTCCCGCCTGCACGCCCTCACCATGCTCCCGGGCGCCCTTCGCCGCGGGCACCGCGAGGGCGTACGGACGCTGGCCCGGCACGCCCTCACCCCGGGGCAGCGCAGCACGGTCTGAGCGCACGCCGGGCCGCCCGGCCCGATCCGGCGCGCCGGTCCGCCCCTGCCGGGCGGGCCGGCGCCCGGGCGCCCGGCGGGGCGGACGGCCGGGATCGAACGCCCGCCCGATACCATCGCCTGACCGGGAGCCGTACCCGATCGGCGCGGCGGCCCGGCGGGTTCCTCGGGGGAGACCGGCCCGGCACCCCGCTTGCTACCGTGGCGACCGGACCATGGTGACGACCGTACGGCCCACGACGGCGGGTCCGCGCTCCCCGCGCCCGGATGGCCCCTGCTCCTCGCGTGACACGGGCCGACGCGGAGCGCCCGGCTCACAAATCGCGGTGACGCCGCGCGACAGAAGTGGACTGACATGACGGATCTGGCCTCTGACGTGGTCGGTGACGCCGGCGCCGTGGCGGCTGCCGGCCCGACTGCCGCCACCGGCCCGCGGAGCCGGCCGTGGTACTCCCGACGGTGGGTGCTCGCCGGCGCCGAGGCCGTCGTCAGCGTGGCGGCGGCACTCGGCTTCGCCTACCTGTGCCGGCACATCAGCGTCAACCCGCTGAACCGGATCGGCCAGGTGAGCGGGCTCGCCAAGATCCAGCAGTACGCGGCGATCCTCGGCCTGCCGGTGCTCGCGGTGCTGGTGTACACCGCCTACCGCGGTCGGCTCGCCCGCCACCAGGTGGTCCAGCGGCTGGCCTGCGCGGCCGTCGCCGGCCTGTCGACCGGCGTGGTGGCCGGCGGTGTGGTCGTCGCGCTGCGCGGGACGCCCTGGCCGCTCGGCGGCCAGGAGGGCGACCCCAGCGTGCTGGTCGACATGGCGACGTACATGATGCACGGCAAGGGCCTGCCCGGCGTCTACCCGCCCGGGTTCCCGGCCGTGATGGCCGCCTGGTCGGAGATCCGCTACGGCGGGGTCGGCGGGGCGGGCTACGCCCTGCACGACCTGCAGATCGTGTTCAGCGCGCTGGTCGGCCCGATGAGCTACCTCGCCTGGCGCCTGGTGCTGCGGCCGTTCTGGGCGGCGCTGATCGCGGTGCCGGCGGCCGTCGTGTTCCTCGACCCGATCCGGCCGTACAGCCACGTCGTGATGATCATGCTGGTCCCGCTGCTGGCGGCCTGCCTGCGGGAGCTCCGCCGGGCCGGTGACCTTCCGCTGCGGTCCGCCGCGCTGCGCGGCCTGGCCTTCGGCGTCACCTTCGGCCTGCTCTTCCTCTGGTACTCCGGCTGGTACCTCTGGTCGGCCCCGGGGATCGGTGTGCTGGCCCTGTTCGTGTTCCCGTGGCGGCGCGGGCGCCGCGCGGTCCGGCAGGCGGCCGTCTTCGTCGGGGTGACGCTGCTGAGCGCCGGCCTGGTGGGGGCTCCGCTGCTGTACCAGCTGGTCGAGCTGGGCGCGGACAGCCCCGACCGGTACGCCTACATCACCACCTACGTCGATCCGACCTACGTGCTCGGCTGGATGTCCGACCGTGACGGCAGCCTCACCTTCCAGACCTGGCCGGTCTCCGGCGAGCTGGCCGGCCAGACCGGGTTCGCGCTGCTGCTGCTGGCCGGTGTCGGCCTCGGCATCGGTCTGGGTCTGAAGCACATCGCGGTCCGCACGGCGGCGGCGGCCCTGGTCAGCGCGTGGCTGCTGCGGTTCTGGTTCGCCTCGCACATGGCGCACGACCAGGCCATCCAGCTCTACCCGCGGACGACCTGGATCATCATGTACTCACTGATGATCCTCGCGGTCCTCGGGCTGATGTCGCTCGTCCACCGCACCACCCGCTTCGGTGACCGCACCCTGGCCTCGCTCCCGGCGACGGGCGGCGCGACCCGGCTGGTGCCGAGGCGCGCGATGCGCCAGCTGGCGGCGGGCATGGTCTGCGCGCTCGCGCTCTTCGCCACCATGGGCGCCTCCTGGTCGGTCAACCGCTACATGCCCGCGGACCAGTCGACGGACACGATGGGTCTGGACGCCTGGCGGGCGCACACCATCAAGAAGCCGGACGGCAGTTGCCCGAAGTTCTCGCCGGTCGCCAAGTGCGCCGACATCATCACCAAGGACTGGGCGCCCAAGCCGGACACCGGGCAGCTCTGGTGCGCGGGCATCCAGCCGGAGGAGTGGAAGGCGGTCTGCGGCCGCACGGCGCCCTGGCTGGACGACGCCAAGAAGTAGCGCCGCCCGCGGGGCGGAGGTTTGAATCGGGGCCGACGGGGGAGATCCCGTCGGCCCCGATTGGCGTATCGACCGCGAGCTGTGGCAGTATGTCCAAGTTGCTCGGTTGAGTGCCGATGCTGCGCGCCTCCCGCCGGGAGGACCGGAAGCGAGTCCCATGTACTCGTCGTTCCCGTGATGGCCGTTCATGTGTTCACGTGCTTTTTGTGAATGCAGTGGTGTGTAAGCGACACCGCGGCAGCTGCGGGGCGGACGTACGGGAATCTTCCGGGAAGCGTGAGCAGGGTCTCGACCCGGCGCCTGGTGGGTGCAAGACCTACCGACCGTGGAGAAGTCCGCAGGAAGTGATTCCTGTTGGATTTTTTGCAAGCGCGAGGGCGACACGCCCGACCGCGTGGGTCGGAAGGCAACCACCCAGGGGCGCCACCGGACCAATCCACCCGGATGAATCCGGCCGTAGAAGCATCAGTCGACACAAAGGACTACTGAGTAGCCATGGCGGGACAGAAGATCCGCATCCGGCTCAAGGCCTACGACCACGAGGTGATTGACTCCTCGGCGAAGAAGATCGTCGAGACCGTCATTCGCACTGGTGCGCAGGTCGCGGGCCCGGTGCCGCTGCCCACTGAGAAGAACGTCTACTGCGTCATCCGCTCGCCGCACAAGTACAAGGACTCGCGCGAGCACTTCGAGATGCGCACCCACAAGCGTCTGATCGACATCCTCGACCCGACCCCGAAGACCGTTGACTCGCTGATGCGCCTCGACCTTCCGGCCGGCGTCGACATCGAGATCAAGCTCTGAGAGGCGCGACGAAGATGGCAAAGCAGATTAAGGGCATCCTGGGCGAGAAGCTCGGCATGACCCAGGTCTGGGACGAGAACAACCGGATCGTTCCGGTGACCGTCGTCAAGGCCGGGCCCAATGTCGTGACCCAGGTCCACACCGCTGATGGCACCGGCTACGACGCCGTGCAGATCGGTTTCGGCGAGATCGACCCCCGCAAGGTGAACAAGCCCCTCGCGGGTCACTTCGCCAAGGCCGGTGTCACCCCGCGCCGCCACCTGGTCGAGCTCCGTACCTCGGATGCGTCCGAGTACACCCTCGGCCAGGAGATCACCGCTGAGCTGTTCGAGGCGGGTGTCAAGGTCGACGTGACCGGCACCTCCAAGGGCAAGGGCTTCGCCGGTGTCATGAAGCGTCACAACTTCAAGGGCCTCGGCGCCGGTCACGGCGTGCAGCGCAAGCACCGTTCGCCCGGCTCGATCGGTGGCTGCGCCACCCCGGGTCGCGTGTTCAAGGGCATGAAGATGGCCGGCCGGATGGGCCACGAGCGCGTGACCACCCAGAACCTGACCGTCCACGCCGTTGACGCGGAGAAGGGGCTGCTCCTGATCAAGGGCGCAATCCCGGGTCCGAACGGCGGCCTCGTCCTCGTCCGCACCGCGGCGAAGGGGCTGTGAGGATATGAGCACCATTGACATCCTGTCGCCCTCGGGTGACAAGGCCGGCAGCCTGGAGCTGCCCGCTGAGATCTTCGACGCCAAGGTCAGCATCCCGCTGATGCACCAGGTCGTCGTCGCTCAGCTCGCCGGCGCCCGCCAGGGCACCCACTCGACCAAGCGTCGTGGCGAGGTCCGAGGCGGCGGCCGCAAGCCGTACCGCCAGAAGGGCACCGGCCGCGCCCGCCAGGGCTCGACCCGCGCGCCGCAGTTCGTCGGCGGTGGTGTCGTCCACGGCCCGAAGCCGCGTGACTACTCGCAGCGGACCCCGAAGAAGATGATCGCCGCCGCTCTGCGTGGCGCGCTCACCGACCGGGCCCGTCACAGCCGCATCCACGTCATCACCGACGTGGTCGCTGTTGAGGCGCCGTCGACCAAGGCCGCCAAGGGTCTGTTCGGCAAGATCACCGAGCGCAAGAACATCCTCCTCGTCGTCGAGCGTGCCGACGAGCTGGGTCTCAAGAGCGCCCGCAACCTGCCGAACGTCCACATCCTGGACGCCGGTCAGCTGAACACCTACGACGTGCTCGTCTCCGACGACGTGGTCTTCACCCAGGCCGCCTTCGAGCGTTTCGTGGCGGGTCCCGCCGCGTCCGCCAAGGCTGTGGCTGCTGAGGGCGAGCTCGAAGGGAGCGCCGCCTGATGGCTGCAGAGATCACGAGCAAGACGTTCACGGACCCCCGTGACGTTCTGGTGAAGCCGGTCATCTCCGAGAAGAGCTACGCGCTCCTCGACGAGAACAAGTACACGTTCGTCGTGTCGCCGGGCGCCAACAAGACCCAGATCAAGCAGGCCGTCGAGGCGGTCTTCTCGGTCAAGGTCGAGTCGGTCAACACGCTCAACCGTCAGGGCAAGCGCAAGCGCTCCAAGACGGGCTTTGGCAAGCGCAAGGACACCAAGCGCGCCATCGTGACGCTGGCCGAGGGCAACCGCATCGACATCTTCGGGGGTCCGGTCTCCTAACGGAGACTCGGAATCTCGATAAGGACGAGGACGAGAGAGCCAAATGGGCATCCGCAAGTACAAGCCGACTACGCCGGGCCGTCGTGGCTCCAGCGTGGCCGACTTCGTAGAGATCACGCGGTCCACGCCGGAGAAGTCGCTGGTTCGCCCCCTGCACAGCAAGGGCGGCCGTAACAACGCCGGTCGTATCACCGCTCGCCACCAGGGTGGCGGACACAAGCGCGCCTACCGCGTGATCGACTTCCGTCGTCACGACAAGGACGGCGTGCCGGCCAAGGTCGCTCACATCGAGTACGACCCCAACCGCACTGCGCGCATCGCGCTCCTGCACTACGCGGACGGCGAGAAGCGCTACATCATCGCCCCGCGCGGTGTCGGCCAGGGCGACCGGATTGAGAACGGCCCCGCGGCCGACATCAAGCCCGGCAACAACCTGCCGCTGCGCAACATCCCGGTCGGTACCACCATCCACGCGGTGGAGCTGCGTCCCGGCGGCGGTGCCAAGATGGCCCGCTCCGCCGGTGCCGGCATCCAGCTGCTGGCGCGTGAGGGCAAGATGGCGCACCTGCGCATGCCCTCCGGTGAGATCCGCCTGGTGGACGCGCGCTGCCGCGCGACCGTCGGCGAGGTCGGCAACGCCGAGCAGTCGAACATCAACTGGGGCAAGGCCGGCCGTATGCGCTGGAAGGGCGTTCGCCCGACCGTGCGTGGTGTGGCCATGAACCCGATCGACCACCCGCACGGTGGTGGTGAGGGTAAGACCTCCGGTGGTCGCCACCCGGTCTCGCCGTGGGGCCAGAAGGAGGGTCGCACTCGTAGCCCGAAGAAGGCTTCGAACGCTCTCATCGTGCGCCGCCGCAAGACCAACAAGAAGCGCTAGGAGCAGGTCAGATGCCGCGCAGTCTCAAGAAGGGCCCCTTCATCGACGGCCACCTTCTCAAGAAGGTGGACGCGCAGAACGAGGCGGGTACCCAGAACGTCATCAAGACCTGGTCCCGTCGCTCCGTGATCTTCCCGGCCATGCTCGGCCACACGATCGCGGTTCACGATGGCCGTAAGCACGTCCCGGTGTTCGTCACCGAGTCGATGGTCGGCCACAAGCTCGGCGAGTTCGCGCCGACGCGTACCTTCCGCGGTCACGTCAAGGACGACCGCAAGTCGAAGCGTCGCTAGTCGCCAGCGAGATTACCGACTCAATGACTTACACCAGCAAGGGGACAACCATGGAAGCCAGGGCCCAGGCGCGGTACATCCGCGTCACGCCCATGAAGGCCCGCCGCGTGGTGGACCTCATCCGTGGCCTGAACGCCACGGAGGCCCAGGCGGTCCTGCGTTTCGCTCCGCAGGCCGCTACCGTGCCGGTCGGCAAGGTGCTCGACAGCGCCATTGCCAACGCCGTGCACAACTACAACCACAACAACGTGGACGACCTCGTCATCAGCGAGGCGTACGTTGACGAGGGCCCGACCCTGAAGCGGTTCCGGCCGCGCGCCCAGGGCCGTGCCTACCGGATCCGCAAGCGGACCAGCCACATCACCGTGGTCGTCAGCAGCAAGGAAGGGACCCGGTAATGGGCCAGAAGGTTAACCCGCACGGGTTCCGCCTCGGCATCAGCACGGACTTCAAGTCCCGCTGGTACGCCGACAAGCTGTACTCGGACTACGTCAAGGAAGACGTTGCCATTCGTCGCATGATGACGAAGGGCATGGAGCGCGCCGGCATCTCGAAGGTTGAGATCGAGCGCACCCGCGACCGCGTCCGGGTCGACATCCACACCGCTCGCCCCGGCATCGTCATCGGTCGCCGTGGCACCGAGGCCGACCGCATCCGCGGCGACCTCGAGAAGCTGACCGGCAAGCAGGTCCAGCTGAACATCCTCGAGGTCAAGAACCCCGAGCTGGACGCCCAGCTCGTGGCTCAGGGCGTCGCGGAGCAGCTGTCCTCGCGCGTCTCCTTCCGTCGTGCCATGCGCAAGAGCATGCAGGGCACCATGAAGTCGGGCGCCAAGGGCATCAAGGTCCAGTGCTCCGGTCGTCTCGGCGGCGCCGAGATGAGCCGTTCGGAGTTCTACCGCGAGGGTCGTGTGCCGCTGCACACCCTTCGTGCGAACGTCGACTACGGCTTCTTCGAGGCCAAGACGACCTTCGGCCGTATCGGCGTGAAGGTCTGGATCTACAAGGGCGACGTCAAGAACATCGCCGAGGTCCGCGCTGAGAACGCTGCTGCCCGCTCGGGCAACCGTCCGGCCCGCAACGACGCCCGCCCCGCGCGTGGCGGCGAGCGCGGTGGCCGTGGCGGCGAGCGCGGTGGCGCACGTGGTGGCGCCCGTCGTCCCCAGAACACCGAGGCTTCGGCCGCGGCTGTGACGGAGACGCCGGCTGCCGAGAGCACCGGAACGGAGGCCTGACCGACATGCTGATCCCCCGTCGGGTCAAGCACCGCAAGCAGCACCACCC
The sequence above is drawn from the Kitasatospora sp. NBC_00315 genome and encodes:
- the rpsS gene encoding 30S ribosomal protein S19, which produces MPRSLKKGPFIDGHLLKKVDAQNEAGTQNVIKTWSRRSVIFPAMLGHTIAVHDGRKHVPVFVTESMVGHKLGEFAPTRTFRGHVKDDRKSKRR
- the rpsJ gene encoding 30S ribosomal protein S10, whose protein sequence is MAGQKIRIRLKAYDHEVIDSSAKKIVETVIRTGAQVAGPVPLPTEKNVYCVIRSPHKYKDSREHFEMRTHKRLIDILDPTPKTVDSLMRLDLPAGVDIEIKL
- a CDS encoding DUF2304 domain-containing protein — translated: MNYLWIQLLLIAGAVTLAFIFIRRWDAANTRAWKRIAFSVFVVVNIYAVLRPTDVTWVAHKLGVGRGTDLVLYVMVLAMGFLTLNTFLRFRSLEKKLTDLARTVAINEGARLNDERFDVDATAPAPADAKV
- a CDS encoding glycosyltransferase family 2 protein: MSQYDDVWLVIPAYNEGQVIADVVEGARKTFPNIVVVDDGSADDSAKHIMTTGAHLVRHPVNLGQGAALQTGLAYALAQPGAQYFATFDADGQHQTVDVEKMVALLRADEADVVLGSRFIEQNGQVPWIKRVVLRTAAAVSPTARKLKLTDSHNGLRVLNREAASRLRITMNGMAHASEIVGFLAGADLRVAEIPVDILYTDYSRAKGQSLINGVNIIFDISLRERGRR
- the rfbB gene encoding dTDP-glucose 4,6-dehydratase, translating into MRILVTGGAGFIGSEFVRQLLGADAAAQITVFDKLTYSGVEANLESVAGHSGYSFVKGDICDAEAVDQVMPGHDVVVHFAAESHVDRSIAGAGPFVLTNVVGTQVLLDAARKHAVGRFVHVSTDEVYGSISEGSWTEEWPLVPNSPYSASKAASDLLALAYHRTHGMDVVVTRCSNNYGHYQFPEKVIPLFTTNLIDGKKVPLYGDGGNVRDWLHVSDHCRAIELVMRGGRAGHVYNIGGGTEATNKELTGLLLEAAGAGWDMVEHVEDRKGHDLRYSIDISKIREELGYEPQVRFEDGLAATIAWYRENRAWWEPLKTKAALAK
- the rplV gene encoding 50S ribosomal protein L22, producing MEARAQARYIRVTPMKARRVVDLIRGLNATEAQAVLRFAPQAATVPVGKVLDSAIANAVHNYNHNNVDDLVISEAYVDEGPTLKRFRPRAQGRAYRIRKRTSHITVVVSSKEGTR
- the rfbD gene encoding dTDP-4-dehydrorhamnose reductase, whose translation is MTANPSGTVRWLVTGAAGMLGQDLLSLLGADDSAEVTALRRADLDITDAAAVLAAVEGHDVVVNCAAWTDVDGAESAEEAATAVNGTGVRHLAAACAKTGARLLHVSTDYVLAGDAAVPYSEDTPTAPVNAYGRSKLAGEQAVAELLPQSGFTVRTAWLYGQHGPNFVATMLRLAAQRPSLDVVDDQHGQPTWSYALARQLAALGRAALAGQAPAGVYHGTASGRTTWLGLARETYRLSGLDPERIRPTTSEAFVRPAVRPSFSVLAHDRWAQAGLEPLADWHEQLAEALATPVFTELAEAARTTESGRPQ
- the rplC gene encoding 50S ribosomal protein L3, coding for MAKQIKGILGEKLGMTQVWDENNRIVPVTVVKAGPNVVTQVHTADGTGYDAVQIGFGEIDPRKVNKPLAGHFAKAGVTPRRHLVELRTSDASEYTLGQEITAELFEAGVKVDVTGTSKGKGFAGVMKRHNFKGLGAGHGVQRKHRSPGSIGGCATPGRVFKGMKMAGRMGHERVTTQNLTVHAVDAEKGLLLIKGAIPGPNGGLVLVRTAAKGL
- a CDS encoding lipopolysaccharide biosynthesis protein, encoding MKNPLTKVAAALPPGTLAVAGGTVVLGAASYIHLGVAGHSLSVDDMANVSLLWTIVMSIGIGVFFPIEQELTRIVAARAALGHGAGPVLRRAALLTGAILGVTLLALFAAAGPIADGLFHGDRSLVAALGGAFAGMAACYLTRGVLAGLGRFVAYGTQLGIDGGLRIALAAACALLGVHSALAFSLILSVAPLVAVLATLPTLLRAVKPGPVIPWRELCGGLGLLICSTLLSQVVVNAAVLSTKLLAPSDSALIAALLNALVLARVPLFVFGSLQASLLNGLSAAVAVGDKAAFSGMLRRIAAVVGLLGVLGGVPAVVLGPWLIQVLFGAQPVLGCLDFFWMSAGTVAYMFAMVLGQALMVLKRHNLQLLCWAVGTLVLIGVTFAPGEVATRVTLAYALGSVATVVGMLAALKRSFPGATAGSSAQSAQAPAPSPLGVGGAGT
- the rplD gene encoding 50S ribosomal protein L4; protein product: MSTIDILSPSGDKAGSLELPAEIFDAKVSIPLMHQVVVAQLAGARQGTHSTKRRGEVRGGGRKPYRQKGTGRARQGSTRAPQFVGGGVVHGPKPRDYSQRTPKKMIAAALRGALTDRARHSRIHVITDVVAVEAPSTKAAKGLFGKITERKNILLVVERADELGLKSARNLPNVHILDAGQLNTYDVLVSDDVVFTQAAFERFVAGPAASAKAVAAEGELEGSAA
- the rplB gene encoding 50S ribosomal protein L2, whose amino-acid sequence is MGIRKYKPTTPGRRGSSVADFVEITRSTPEKSLVRPLHSKGGRNNAGRITARHQGGGHKRAYRVIDFRRHDKDGVPAKVAHIEYDPNRTARIALLHYADGEKRYIIAPRGVGQGDRIENGPAADIKPGNNLPLRNIPVGTTIHAVELRPGGGAKMARSAGAGIQLLAREGKMAHLRMPSGEIRLVDARCRATVGEVGNAEQSNINWGKAGRMRWKGVRPTVRGVAMNPIDHPHGGGEGKTSGGRHPVSPWGQKEGRTRSPKKASNALIVRRRKTNKKR
- a CDS encoding glycosyltransferase family 2 protein codes for the protein MTTFEFMLPYYGDVGLMQDAVRSVLAQTDPDLRLVVVDDGKEPEVPGWFESLGDHRVRYLRNERNLGITKNFQKCVELSEADQVVIMGCDDLLHPHYLETVRALVEAHPGVGMVQPGVEVIDGAGVVTAGLADNTKRRIYAPNVPGRRLMGGEELAASVLRGNWLYFPSICWRGEALRAVNFRDDYSVIQDLALVVDLLELGEQMVVDNTTTVFQYRRHAVSESSVQAFSGTRFAEAERYFAAVAERMDARGWPKAARAARFHSASRLHALTMLPGALRRGHREGVRTLARHALTPGQRSTV
- the rplW gene encoding 50S ribosomal protein L23, which produces MAAEITSKTFTDPRDVLVKPVISEKSYALLDENKYTFVVSPGANKTQIKQAVEAVFSVKVESVNTLNRQGKRKRSKTGFGKRKDTKRAIVTLAEGNRIDIFGGPVS